One candidate division WOR-3 bacterium genomic window, TTGCCACTCCAATGTCATATCCGAGAAAATCTTTTAAATTCTTATCATCTATTGCCCCAACTACGACACCCTTTACTCCGCATTTTACAGCTTCTCTAAGTGCTTCGGAGGTAACGTAACTACCACCTATAAGAATTTTTCCTTTCATTTCGGGTGTTATCTTTTCCTTTGTTAATTCTTCGTCAGGAGATTTTGCAACAACCAGGATTTCCCCAATAGTTTCTCCCCCGATTCCGAAAATTCCCTGTATGAAACTTGCTGTAGTCTCTACAACCACTCCTTCATTAGGAATTACCTCTACCACCGTTCCATCGATATAAGCGTTTACAGTTATCGGGATGGGAGGTTCTCTGAGAATTACCTGTCCTGTGATATTGGAAATGCTCTCTATGTATCCATCTACTGGTGAAGTAACGGTATTTTTGAAGAGCCCGAAAAAGCTCTTAGATTCAGCAATTGGTTCTCCCTTTTTAACAGGGTCATTTACCTTTTTAATCATTACACTGTTTATTTCCTGGGGTGGGATTGAGAGAAGACCTGCGACATTTATAGGCTGAACATTTCCAGGTAGCTCGGTCTTAGCAACCACTGTTTCCGCTGATACCTTATCGCCCACCTTTACAACTACTTCACCCGGCAAAGGTAATCTTCTCTCTTTTCTCAGAACTGTTTTTCTTGTAACTTTCAAACCAGGCGTATAAGCATGAGCCATATTTACCTCCTAAAAAATCTTTTGTTTCATTTCAAGTGCCCATTTATTTGTTGAGTCTACCTTTAACAAATTATCTAATGCTTTCTGGGCCTTGTCTTTTTGCCCCTTCTTTAAATAAAGTTCCACCAGTTCCATATAAGACTCTGTATCCTGTGGGTTAAGTTGCACTGCCACTTCGAAGTTTTGTATCGCTTCGTCGATATTTCCTGATGCTTTCAAAACCTTGCCTTTCAGACTGTAGAATGGTGCGTATTGAACCTTTTCATTGATTTCGTCAATCGCCTCGATAGCTTTTTGATAATCACCAATCATATACGAGAGGTTTGCAATTTTATAGTATATGTAAGGAAGTTCTCTGGTTATTGCATATTCGTCTAATTTGATCTGCTTGAGGAAGGCCCTTGCAAAATCCCATTCGTCCCTTGCCTCTTTATACATTCCCTTATATTCATAGTAGAGTGCTGTTCTAAAGGTAACACTGGCATAATTTCTTATCATCCTTTCCTGGTTATCGTCCTTGTAAACTTTCGGGTTGAAGACGCCCCTGTACCTGTAAGTCTCCGTAGGTGGAATCTTCTCACCGTATTTTTCTATGTATTCATTATAAGGAAGGCCGTCCCTAAGAAGGTAAATGGTTCTTTCAATATCGATACCTTCTTTGATTTCAGGCGGAGTTTCCTGTTTTGTTTTCATAACCCTCATTGCCATACCTTCGAGCCTTAGGTATTGGTTCCAACCATCATAGTGTTCTGGCGATACAGTCATGGAGAAAAAGATGGGCATTTTGAAGGTGTCAGCCTTTTCAATTACTTCTTTTGCAAATTCTTCGGCTGAAGCCAAGTAAATTCTCGGGATTTTAAAATCAACATTGGGAAAGTCGTATCCCTGGAACACCTTTGAGGGGTTATAAGTCACATAATCTGTTGTTTTATAACCTGCTGATGTTGCAATTATATCTCTTATCATAAGGTCCACGAGATACATTATTTTTCCATCTAAGGTAACGAAAACGGGAGGCAGCTTTTTAATAACATCATCAGAAAAGCTTATCGGTGCCCCCTGATGCTTTATTTGGTATATGTGCCAGTTGGTATTTAAAAGGCTCATGTTTGCGATGATAACATTAGTTCCTATTCCCAGTACCGTCTGGTCTGCCCAAAGTGGGAAGGTATCGTTATCGCCATTAGTAAATAGGACGCATTTTTCCTTAGAGCCTGGTGAAATTAGCAAGTTGTATGCATAATCTTCTGCAAGATAATTCCCAGAACGATCAAGGATTGGGTAGAAAACGTAAATTTGACCAAAGACGGCTCCTGCAGTTACTAAGATCCCAAATAAAGCTGGCACAAGGACTTTCTTTTTAAGATTCTCGTATATAAGTCTTAAGATTTCGAACAATCCGAAACCTGCGTAAAGGGCGAAAAATATGTAAGCCCCAGAGTAGAAGTAGTCCCTGTCACGGACTTCTGTAGGATTCAAAGGATTTACTGGCTGAGAAGGGGAATCCTTCAGATTAAGGTACCAAAGAAAACCAAAGCTTAAAATGAGGAAGGTAAATCCAACCAGTGCCAAGGTTTTTCTATCCTTAGAGATGTGGGAAATTATTCCAAAGATTCCTAACACCGTGATGGGAATCAAAAGATGTAGATACTGCCAGCTGAAGTAGACCCAATAGTTCCTAATCTGATCAAAGAACGGGATTTTCCTTGGTAACATGTTCATTGGACCGTATTGCTTTCTTGTAAGGACATCCATAAAGGCTTTGAAAGTCGATGGGTCTGCTTCGTTGATATATGGATTGTGAATTGCTCGTAATACCATTGTTATTTCAAGTAGGAAGCCGAGGAACATAAAGAGAACGGCAAGGCCTTTCCAGTCCTGATAAAGCTTTGCTTCATAGTATAACAAGGCAGTTATCAGGAGTGCCCCACCAATTATAAGGTAGGGGTTTTTGGCAAATAGGCCCACAAGGTAAATCAAAGCAAGAATGATCCATATTATTTCATAAGGGATGTCAGATCCTTTAAATTTTTTGAAAACTTCGGAGGTTAGATAATACAGCATCAAGATAATTCCTAATATTAATACAGCAATACCAAGGGTTCCAGGTTCGTAAGCTATTTGAAGTGATGCGAGTAGAAAGAATGTAATCCCAAGAAGTCCTAAGGTATTTTTATCCCAGTACAGTTCCCTTTTTGCGATAAAAGTGAAGAGAAGCAATGCCGGGAAAAAGGCAAAAGAGGTTAAATGGAATCCAATTCCAAGGGTCAAAAGATATCCTGAAAAAATAAGATATCTCGTTGATGCAGGGTCATCCTTTTCTTTATACCATTTCAATGCAAGCCAGGTCAGCATTACTATGATAAAATTCGCAGGTGTATAGGTTTCGGCTTCAATTGAGTTTTCCCAGTTTACTTTAGCTAATACAGCCATTAAGCCCGCAAATATTCCTGCAATGTGAGCAAAAATAGGAGGTGTCTCTTTGAATAGCATTCTAACGAGGTCGTACAGTATTAGGTAAACGAAGCTGGCTGTTAGGGCACCTGTAGTCATTGCGATTAGCGTTATTTTTAATACCGTGTTTACCGGATAACTTCCCGGATGAAAGAGCTTGTATAGTGTATCGAGGGGGAGTGGAAGGATGGTCATAAACCTTCCTAATAAAACGTAAAGTGGTGTACCCGGCGGGTGTGGAACTCCAAATATTACCGAACAAGCAAGGAATTCACCAACATCCCAGAATACTATCGTGGGAGCTGTGGTGAGAAAGAATATGAACCAGGCAAACAGTCCTACAATAGCAAACACAAGCCACTTTACTTTATCTTCTTTTAGCATTACGATCCTCCGCGTTGCTTAAATTATAGATTTAATCGCTTATCCAGTCAATTTTTAAAACAAAAATTTGATAAAACAAAAATGGCTTGTTATAATTTAATCATGTTTGAAAGGGAATTGTATAAAACTGCTTTTGGTACCAACCCCCTTCCCATGGTCCTCACGGACTTTAATGGGAATATTCTCGATGCTTCGGTTGGTTTCGCATTGCTTTTTGACGTTCATAGGGATGACCTCATCGGTTTGAATTTGAAAGAGATAATCCAAATTGAAATTGTTGAAGACCTTGCAATTGAAACGAGTATAAAAGGGGAGTTTTATAAAGTTTTCTCCCAGAAATACGAAGTTGAGGGAATCACGTTTTTTGTTTTTTCCTTTTATAAAGTGGAGCAACTCAGACAGAGTCCCAGTAGCTCCCTTCTTGTTAATTTAAGGGATTTACTTAAAGTCTCTCTCGAGGTTTCAACCTTTCCTGAGTTTATCGCACATACGTTACCTATGCTTTGCGAAATCTTTGGCGCTTCTAACGCAATGCTTTTGAAGAGAAGCAAGACGGAACTTTCGAGATTTTTTATAGTTTTCGGAACGGATGAATCTTTCAAACAGCTTAGGGATAGAGTTCAGGTTAAAGTTGAGGATGAAACTTATCTAAGCGTCGGAATGCCAATTATTGCAAATGGGGAATACAAATGGGAAAGCCTTAAAGAACTAATTATTGA contains:
- a CDS encoding DUF2723 domain-containing protein gives rise to the protein MLKEDKVKWLVFAIVGLFAWFIFFLTTAPTIVFWDVGEFLACSVIFGVPHPPGTPLYVLLGRFMTILPLPLDTLYKLFHPGSYPVNTVLKITLIAMTTGALTASFVYLILYDLVRMLFKETPPIFAHIAGIFAGLMAVLAKVNWENSIEAETYTPANFIIVMLTWLALKWYKEKDDPASTRYLIFSGYLLTLGIGFHLTSFAFFPALLLFTFIAKRELYWDKNTLGLLGITFFLLASLQIAYEPGTLGIAVLILGIILMLYYLTSEVFKKFKGSDIPYEIIWIILALIYLVGLFAKNPYLIIGGALLITALLYYEAKLYQDWKGLAVLFMFLGFLLEITMVLRAIHNPYINEADPSTFKAFMDVLTRKQYGPMNMLPRKIPFFDQIRNYWVYFSWQYLHLLIPITVLGIFGIISHISKDRKTLALVGFTFLILSFGFLWYLNLKDSPSQPVNPLNPTEVRDRDYFYSGAYIFFALYAGFGLFEILRLIYENLKKKVLVPALFGILVTAGAVFGQIYVFYPILDRSGNYLAEDYAYNLLISPGSKEKCVLFTNGDNDTFPLWADQTVLGIGTNVIIANMSLLNTNWHIYQIKHQGAPISFSDDVIKKLPPVFVTLDGKIMYLVDLMIRDIIATSAGYKTTDYVTYNPSKVFQGYDFPNVDFKIPRIYLASAEEFAKEVIEKADTFKMPIFFSMTVSPEHYDGWNQYLRLEGMAMRVMKTKQETPPEIKEGIDIERTIYLLRDGLPYNEYIEKYGEKIPPTETYRYRGVFNPKVYKDDNQERMIRNYASVTFRTALYYEYKGMYKEARDEWDFARAFLKQIKLDEYAITRELPYIYYKIANLSYMIGDYQKAIEAIDEINEKVQYAPFYSLKGKVLKASGNIDEAIQNFEVAVQLNPQDTESYMELVELYLKKGQKDKAQKALDNLLKVDSTNKWALEMKQKIF